Within Cellulophaga sp. L1A9, the genomic segment CTAGTTATTCTATGAATGGATATGCGGGTCACCGTCCAGATAATGATTTAGGGGTTATCTCGCCAACAGCAGCTTTATCCTCAATGCCATATACTCCAAAAGAGAGTTTAGCCTTCTTAAGATATTTATATACGGAACAAGATAGTCTTATAGGTAAATATGGCCCTTATGATGCGTATAGCTTAACAGATAATTGGAGCTTGCCTAGGTATTTGGCCATAGATCAAGGGCCAATTCCAGTGATGATAGAAAATTATAGAAGTGGCATGTTATGGTATTATTTCATGAAAAATGAAGATGTACATAAAGGCTTAAATGCTTTGGAGTTTACCTATGTGATGCCCAAAGAATAAGTGTTAAATTTATAATGTATTCCATTTCTAACTACGAATTGTTTTTAAGACTTTTATTTTATCCAGATGAATTACATAAAATATACCCTCTTATCTTCTCTTTTATTAGTTGTTTTCTCTTGTTCCAAAAGTGATTCTCAAGGCCCTACGGGGGTATCAGAATTACCGGAAACTCCAGTAACTCCAGAAGAACCTGTTATTTCAATTACAGATGAAGAGTTATTAGATGTTACACAGGAGACTACGTTTAAATATTTTTGGGATTATGCACATCCAAGTTCTGGAGGGGCAAAAGAAAGATACCATCCTAATGATCCGGATAATGATGCAAATACGGTAACTATTGGCGGTACAGGTTTCGGTTTAATGGCAATTTTAGTGGGTATTGAACGAAACTATGTATCAAGAGCAGATGCTGTAAATCGCTTAACTAAAATTGTTACTTTTTTAGATACAGCAGATCGTTTTCACGGTGCTTGGCCGCATTGGGTAGATGGGGATACAGGAAAAGTAAAGCCTTTTAGTGCGCTAGATGACGGTGGAGATTTAGTAGAAACGGCTTTCTTAGTACAAGGACTTATCTGTGTAAAAGAATACTTTAAAGACGGCTCTGAAGCAGAACAAGCATTAGCGAATAAAGCAGACGAACTTTGGAAAGGTGTAGAATGGAACTGGTACACACAAGCAGAAGAGGCCTTGTTTTGGCATTGGAGTCCCGCGAACGGATTTGCTATTAACCTCGCTTTAAAAGGGTATAACGAAACGTTAATTACTTATGTATTAGCCGCAGCCTCTCCTGATTACAGCATATCAAAATCTGTATATGATGGCGGATGGGCTACCAACGGTACGTTTACATCTTCCAACAGTGCTTACGGATTCCCATTATTGGTGAACCACGCTGGGGCAGAACAGTTAGGAGGTCCGCTTTTTTTCTCACACTATTCCTTTTTAGGATTAAACCCAAATGGCCTTGCAGATGCTTATGTCAACTATGGCGAGGTAAGTATAAATCATAGTAAGATTAATTATAATTATGCCATTGCTAATCCTAAGAATTACAAAGACTACGGCGAGGATTGTTGGGGTTTAACGGCAAGCTATTCTAGAAATACAGATGGTAGCTTAGGATATGCAGCTCATGCACCTAATAATGATTTAGGCGTTATTTCTCCTACGGCTGCAATTAGTTCAATAGTGTATACCCCTGAGGAGTCTTTACAAGCATTACATTACTTCTACGGAAAAAAAGAGGAGCTCTTAGGAACTGCTGGTTTTTATGACGCTTTTAGTCCGCAATACAATTGGGTAGCAGAGGCTTATTTAGCTATAGATCAAGGACCACAAATTATCATGATAGAAAATTATAGATCAGGATTGTTATGGCAATTGTTCATGCAAAATGATGAGGTAAAAGCTGGCTTAACAAAATTAGAATTCACCTATGGAAATTAAAAAATTAGCTTACGCGGTACTCTTTCTTTTTGTTGCATTTTATGCACAAGCACAAGAGGAAAACTATCAAAAAGAAAGTTTTATTCAAGATTCAGATACGCTAAAGTATCGCATTATGTATCCCAAAGATTTCATAGATACCAATCAATACCCCATCGTATTTTTTTTACATGGAGCAGGAGAGCGTGGTGCAGATAATGAAACGCAATTAACCCATGGTAGCGCTTTGTTTGCTAGTGAAGAAAGTTTAGAAAACTTCCCTGCGATTGTTGTCTTTCCACAATGCCCAAAAGAAGATTATTGGTCAAATGCTAAGGTGAATAGAAAATCAAAACCTGTTTCTTTAAAGTTTAAATACCATAGAAAACCAACACAGGCAATGCATATGGTAATGCAATTAGTAGATGAGTTGGTAGGAAAACCTTTTGTAAAAGAAGATCAAATCTATGTCATGGGCTTATCTATGGGCGGAATGGGCACCTATGAAATTTTGCATAGAAAGCCAGAAACGTTTGCAGCAGCAATTGCCATTTGCGGTGGTGGTGATGAGAAAGGTTCTGAAGAATTTGCAAAGAAAGTACCCTTATGGATTTTCCATGGCGCTAAGGATGATGTCGTAGATCCAAAATTATCCCTAGAAATGGCTTCGAAAATCATAGCCTATGGTGGGCATCCAAATGTTACCATTTATAGTGATGCTAATCATAACAGTTGGGATTCAGCATTCGCAGAGCCAGAATTACTCCCTTGGTTATTTGCACAAAAAAAATAAGTCAGTTACAATTTTAAATAGCATAGTAAAAATGAAATTAAAAGTCTTACATATTTTAACACTAGCCGCATTTTTTGCAGCTCCTTCAATACAGGCACAGCGTACAATTCCCGAAGTAGAAGCATTATTAAAAAAGATGACTATTGAGGAGAAAATTGGGCAGTTAAATTTAGTTACTCCAGGTGGCGGTATTGCTACAGGTTCTGTGGTAAGTTCTAATGTAGAGGAAAAAATTAAAGCCGGTCAGGTTGGAGGCTTATTCGGAATTTCCGGACCGGAGAAAATTAAGACAGCGCAAGATTTTGCCGTAAAAAAAACACGTTTAGGAATCCCTCTTTTTTTTGGATCTGATATTATTCACGGCTATAAAACCACCTTTCCGATTCCTTTAGGATTATCGTCTTCTTGGGATATGGAATTAATGAAAAGAACAGCACAGATCGCGGCATTAGAAGCTACTGCCGACGGAATTAATTGGAATTTTTCTCCAATGGTTGATATTTCTCGTGATCCTCGTTGGGGAAGAATTTCTGAAGGCGCTGGGGAAGATCCTTATTTGGGTTCTCAGATTGCCAAAGCAATGGTGACGGGGTATCAAGGTGAAGACCTTATGGCCAAGAATACCATGTTGGCAACTGTAAAACATTTTGCCCTTTATGGAGCTGCAGAAGCAGGTAGAGATTACAATTCTGTAGATATGAGCCGACTTAAAATGTATAATGAGTACCTACCGCCATACAAAGCAGCTATAGATGCTGGTGTGGGTAGTGTTATGAGTTCTTTTAATGATATTGACGGTATTCCTGCCTCTGGAAATAAATGGTTGTTAACAGATTTACTGAGAGATGATTGGAAGTTTAACGGTTTTGTGGTTTCAGATTATACTTCTGTCAATGAAATGATAGCTCATGGTTTAGGAGATTTACAAGCCGTATCTGCTTTATCATTAAAAGCTGGTTTAGATATGGATATGGTGGGCGAAGGTTTTTTAACCACCTTAAAAAAATCGCTGGAAGAAGGAAAAGTTACAGAGGAGGAAATTACCACTGCTTGCCGTAGAATATTAGAGGCAAAATTTAATTTAGGACTATTTGATGATCCTTATAAATACATAGATAAAAAACGACCTGCTAAAGATATTCTGAAAGATGAAAATAGAGCTTTAGCAAGAGAGGCTGCAAAAAAATCATTCGTATTATTTAAAAACGAATCTAAAAATTTACCCCTTCAAAAAAATGCCAAAATTGCTTTAATAGGCGATTTGGCAAATAGTAAAGACAATATGTTAGGTACATGGGCCCCTACTGGAGATCCGCAACTCTCTGTTTCTATTCTTCAAGGCTTTAAAAATGTAGCTCCTAATGCAATAATTTCTTATGCCAAGGGAGCCAATATTACGGATGACGCTGCACTTGCCACGAAAATTAATGTATTTGGAGAACGCGTAACTATAGATAAACGCAGTGCGGAGGTTATGCTTGCTGAAGCGGTAGCTTTAGCAAAAGAAGCAGATGTGGTGGTAGCTGTAGTAGGGGAGGCTACTGAGTTTACAGGAGAATCTTCTAGTAGAACAGACATCTCTATACCTCAAAGTCAGAAAAAATTAATACGAGCTTTAGCAGCAACAGGCAAACCTTTGGTGCTTGTTTTAATGAGTGGTAGGCCTTTGGTTTTAGAAGAAGAGCTTGCTTTACCAGCTAGTATTCTTCAAGTGTGGTTTCCTGGAGTAGAAGCAGGGAACGCCATTGCAGATGTGGTGTTCGGAGATTACAATCCGTCTGGTAAATTAACTGCTACATGGCCTAGAAATGTGGGTCAGATTCCTATCTATCACAGTATAAAGAACACAGGTAGACCGCAACCAACGGCCGAATTTGAAAAGTTTAAATCTAATTACTTAGATGCTCCAAATACTCCTTTATTACCTTTTGGTTACGGATTAAGTTATACCGAATTTGAGTATAGTAATTTAAAGGTAAATACTTCTCAAATACGCCAAAATGAACCCTTAACAGTTACGGTAAGTGTTAAAAACACCGGCGATTTTGATGGGGAAGAAGTGGTGCAGCTATACCTTAGAGATGTGGTAAGAAGCATTACGCAACCGGTAAAACAGTTGAAAGGGTTCAAAAAAGTAATGCTTAAAAAAGGAGAAACCAAACAGGTAACCCTCACATTAACTCCAGAAGATTTAAAATTTTATAATTCTTATTTAGAATTTGTAGCGGAGCCTGGAGATTTTGAGATCTATGTGGGCACTAATTCTGATGCTACTTTAACTGCTACGTTTAGCTTGAACTAAAAGTATTTTAATGAGATATTTGGTCTTTTCTTTTTTAGTTTTATGGTTTGTGTCTTGTGCTAATAAGGAAAAAAGTAAAGAGAAGAAAAGGCCAAATATTATTTTTATCATGTCTGATGATCATGCAATGCAAGCCATTAGCGCTTATGGTCATCCTATAAGTAAAATAGCACCTACTCCTAATATTGATAGGATTGCGGACAATGGCGCGCTTTTTAAGCATAGTTATGTGACCAATTCTATTTGCGGTCCTAGTAGGGCGGTTATATTAACAGGAAAGCACAGTCATATCAACGGGTTTAGAAAAAACGGAGACCATTTTGATGGTGCCCAACTTACATTGCCAAAGCTGATGCAGAAAGTGGGATATCAAACGGCTTTATTTGGCAAGTGGCACTTGAATGGATATCCAGAAGGCTTTGATCATTGGAAAATAATTGTGGATCAAGGGAATTACTACAATCCAGATTTTATTGAAAATGGCGATACTACCCGTATAGAAGGATATGCTACGGATATTATTACTAATGATGCTTTAGATTGGTTAAAAGACAGGAAGCAAGATACTACACCCTTTTTTCTAATGGTACAGCATAAGGCTCCGCATAGAAATTGGATGCCTGCGCTCCGTCATGCAAACAAATATGATAGTGTTTTATTTCCGCTTCCAGATACATACTTTCCAACTTTTGAGAATCAATTGGCAAGTGCAGCACAATTGCAAACCATTTATAAGGATATGTATGAGGGTCATGATTTAAAAATGACGCAAGAATATGGCAGTGCTACATTAGCTCACAATCCATGGCCTATAGATTTTGACCGGATGACTTTAGCGC encodes:
- a CDS encoding sulfatase is translated as MRYLVFSFLVLWFVSCANKEKSKEKKRPNIIFIMSDDHAMQAISAYGHPISKIAPTPNIDRIADNGALFKHSYVTNSICGPSRAVILTGKHSHINGFRKNGDHFDGAQLTLPKLMQKVGYQTALFGKWHLNGYPEGFDHWKIIVDQGNYYNPDFIENGDTTRIEGYATDIITNDALDWLKDRKQDTTPFFLMVQHKAPHRNWMPALRHANKYDSVLFPLPDTYFPTFENQLASAAQLQTIYKDMYEGHDLKMTQEYGSATLAHNPWPIDFDRMTLAQRKAWDEAYLAKNNALHTADLHGEALARWKGQRYLQDYMATIAAVDEGVGQLLDYLKEHKLEENTIIVYTSDQGFYLGEKGWFDKRFMYEVSFGTPLLMQYSGTIKGNTTINAMVQNLDFAPTFLDFAGIPEYASEMQGESFKGLLTGNVDEDDFRKVIYYHYYDYPAFHMVKKHYGIRTQNYKLIHFFDDIDAWELYDLENDPKELHNVIDDINYRYVRAMMHKKLDSVQKVYKVTDKEFEKAPQEQIDKAHKQFKGLRGTPME
- a CDS encoding glucoamylase family protein; protein product: MNYIKYTLLSSLLLVVFSCSKSDSQGPTGVSELPETPVTPEEPVISITDEELLDVTQETTFKYFWDYAHPSSGGAKERYHPNDPDNDANTVTIGGTGFGLMAILVGIERNYVSRADAVNRLTKIVTFLDTADRFHGAWPHWVDGDTGKVKPFSALDDGGDLVETAFLVQGLICVKEYFKDGSEAEQALANKADELWKGVEWNWYTQAEEALFWHWSPANGFAINLALKGYNETLITYVLAAASPDYSISKSVYDGGWATNGTFTSSNSAYGFPLLVNHAGAEQLGGPLFFSHYSFLGLNPNGLADAYVNYGEVSINHSKINYNYAIANPKNYKDYGEDCWGLTASYSRNTDGSLGYAAHAPNNDLGVISPTAAISSIVYTPEESLQALHYFYGKKEELLGTAGFYDAFSPQYNWVAEAYLAIDQGPQIIMIENYRSGLLWQLFMQNDEVKAGLTKLEFTYGN
- a CDS encoding prolyl oligopeptidase family serine peptidase translates to MEIKKLAYAVLFLFVAFYAQAQEENYQKESFIQDSDTLKYRIMYPKDFIDTNQYPIVFFLHGAGERGADNETQLTHGSALFASEESLENFPAIVVFPQCPKEDYWSNAKVNRKSKPVSLKFKYHRKPTQAMHMVMQLVDELVGKPFVKEDQIYVMGLSMGGMGTYEILHRKPETFAAAIAICGGGDEKGSEEFAKKVPLWIFHGAKDDVVDPKLSLEMASKIIAYGGHPNVTIYSDANHNSWDSAFAEPELLPWLFAQKK
- the bglX gene encoding beta-glucosidase BglX translates to MKLKVLHILTLAAFFAAPSIQAQRTIPEVEALLKKMTIEEKIGQLNLVTPGGGIATGSVVSSNVEEKIKAGQVGGLFGISGPEKIKTAQDFAVKKTRLGIPLFFGSDIIHGYKTTFPIPLGLSSSWDMELMKRTAQIAALEATADGINWNFSPMVDISRDPRWGRISEGAGEDPYLGSQIAKAMVTGYQGEDLMAKNTMLATVKHFALYGAAEAGRDYNSVDMSRLKMYNEYLPPYKAAIDAGVGSVMSSFNDIDGIPASGNKWLLTDLLRDDWKFNGFVVSDYTSVNEMIAHGLGDLQAVSALSLKAGLDMDMVGEGFLTTLKKSLEEGKVTEEEITTACRRILEAKFNLGLFDDPYKYIDKKRPAKDILKDENRALAREAAKKSFVLFKNESKNLPLQKNAKIALIGDLANSKDNMLGTWAPTGDPQLSVSILQGFKNVAPNAIISYAKGANITDDAALATKINVFGERVTIDKRSAEVMLAEAVALAKEADVVVAVVGEATEFTGESSSRTDISIPQSQKKLIRALAATGKPLVLVLMSGRPLVLEEELALPASILQVWFPGVEAGNAIADVVFGDYNPSGKLTATWPRNVGQIPIYHSIKNTGRPQPTAEFEKFKSNYLDAPNTPLLPFGYGLSYTEFEYSNLKVNTSQIRQNEPLTVTVSVKNTGDFDGEEVVQLYLRDVVRSITQPVKQLKGFKKVMLKKGETKQVTLTLTPEDLKFYNSYLEFVAEPGDFEIYVGTNSDATLTATFSLN